A genomic stretch from Limanda limanda chromosome 11, fLimLim1.1, whole genome shotgun sequence includes:
- the zgc:172323 gene encoding desmin → MSRSPERISSYRRHFEDISSFSHQVRVSSPSPTRREARHASAGYSCRAGAGSMRVESVGRRNVSAARRSRMVGAGVSAGAMVCVGPNGEAAMDLDVAAAENQEFLTTRKSERHEMIVLNDRLAVYIDKVRSLEQQNQLLEAEIEAYHNRFERPTGLRLLYEEQLKELRKIAEQMRVQRDVSLAGKEFTAAHLEAIKIKYEEAVELRKKAELDIETFRPDVDKATSSRIALEKKLEQLEVEIEFLKRVQQQEIEELMSQIYSAHAAAESAFTLPDLAAALKQIQTQYDDIAAKNLQEMDSWYKNKFEDLTKKTTGHVDRVRSFRSEVAGAKKDIQNKERDLDDLKTRNEALEAQIREFQEKYRKEQEDLQARIESLHLELKTTKEKIALHLRDYQDLLNMKMALEIEITTYRKLIEGEDLRLTGMMQTLSLTTCSTNAIGAGVSFGGGSMGGAGGGASAGGMGSAGGMGSAGGMGGGMGARGMGADSGSSAGGMGGRMSTGGRPGGADMIGGHRLGAGGTGGGTEAGAAGVGTGGGSGGVGAGGMSSVGTGGLGAGSAGVGGGSGVAGHGTGPGGAGLGAGGAGTGVGGNFSNGDKGDNSVGGVGIGPGSGSAGSGGMGFSGGEGRGDGTGGGIGGGEGNDHGMGSTGRGNGIGGSAGPEGVGGDVALSGIGGKGKSGGGGGETSGPGLGFGSEAYDGNIEAYADQAVELTERRTVLIRTVKKEGDVMEMDRQEQTYTITGAADESDEE, encoded by the exons ATGAGCCGCAGCCCGGAGAGAATCTCGTCCTACCGCCGTCATTTTGAGGACATCAGCAGCTTTTCCCATCAGGTCAGGGTGTCCAGCCCATCCCCCACGAGGAGAGAGGCCCGTCATGCCTCCGCCGGCTACTCCTGCAGAGCCGGGGCTGGCAGCATGCGTGTGGAGTCAGTGGGAAGAAGGAACGTCTCGGCTGCACGCAGGTCTCGCATGGTTGGAGCAGG TGTGAGTGCAGGGGCCATGGTGTGTGTTGGGCCCAACGGAGAGGCTGCCATGGACCTAgatgtggctgcagctgagAACCAGGAATTCCTCACTACACGCAAAAGTGAGAGACATGAAATGATCGTCCTCAATGATCGACTGGCTGTATACATTGACAAG GTTCGATCACTGGAGCAGCAGAACCAGCTACTGGAGGCAGAGATCGAGGCCTACCACAACCGCTTTGAGAGGCCAACAGGTCTGCGCCTCCTGTATGAGGAACAGCTGAAGGAGCTGAGAAAGATCGCTGAGCAGATGAGAGTTCAGCGG GATGTTTCCTTGGCGGGGAAGGAGTTCACAGCTGCTCACCTAGAGGCAATCAAAATCAAATACGAGGAGGCAGTGGAGCTGAGGAAGAAAGCTGAGTTAGACATTGAAACCTTCCGTCCA GATGTGGACAAAGCCACCTCCTCACGCATTGCCTTGGAGAAGAAGCTGGAGCAACTGGAAGTTGAAATTGAATTCCTGAAACGTGTTCAGCAACAG GAAATTGAGGAGCTCATGAGCCAGATCTATTCAGCTCATGCTGCAGCTGAGAGTGCTTTCACACTCCCTGACCTGGCAGCTGCTTTGAAACAAATCCAAACCCAGTATGACGACATTGCAGCCAAAAATCTCCAG GAAATGGATTCATGGTATAAAAACAAGTTTGAAGATCTAACAAAGAAGACAACAGGACATGTGGATAGGGTTCGAAGCTTTAGATCAGAAGTGGCTGGTGCCAAAAAGGAT ATCCAAAACAAAGAACGTGACTTGGATGACCTGAAGACCCGGAATGAAGCTCTCGAGGCTCAGATCAGAGAATTTCAGGAAAAGTACAGGAAGGAACAGGAAGACCTGCAG GCTCGGATTGAGTCCCTGCATCTGGAGCTGAAAACCACCAAGGAGAAAATTGCACTGCACCTGCGTGATTACCAAGACCTCCTGAACATGAAGATGGCTCTGGAGATTGAGATAACAACTTACAG AAAATTGATTGAGGGAGAGGACCTGCGGCTGACTGGCATGATGCAAACGCTGTCCCTGACCACCTGTTCCACCAACGCTATTGGTGCTGGGGTGAGCTTTGGTGGAGGGAGCATGGGCGGAGCAGGTGGTGGTGCGAGTGCAGGAGGCATGGGGAGTGCAGGAGGCATGGGGAGTGCAGGAGGAATGGGTGGGGGCATGGGTGCAAGAGGCATGGGTGCAGATTCAGGCAGTTCTGCTGGAGGTATGGGTGGAAGAATGAGCACTGGAGGTAGGCCAGGTGGGGCAGACATGATTGGTGGTCATAGATTGGGAGCTGGGGGTACAGGTGGAGGTACAgaagctggtgctgctggtgtggGTACTGGTGGTGGAAGTGGAGGAGTTGGTGCAGGAGGAATGAGTAGTGTTGGCACTGGTGGGCTGGGTGCTGGAAGtgctggtgttggtggtggcTCTGGGGTTGCAGGGCATGGTACTGGACCTGGAGGTGCAGGCTTGGGTGCTGGAGGAGCGGGAACTGGGGTCGGGGGAAACTTCAGTAACGGGGACAAGGGTGACAACAGCGTGGGTGGTGTTGGAATTGGTCCAGGTAGCGGCTCTGCAGGTTCTGGTGGCATGGGGTTCAGTGGAGGTGAAGGGAGGGGTGATGGAACTGGTGGAGGAATTGGAGGGGGCGAAGGCAACGACCACGGAATGGGTTCCACAGGCAGGGGCAATGGGATCGGAGGCAGTGCAGGACCTGAGGGTGTGGGTGGGGATGTTGCATTGTCGGGCATTGGTGGGAAGGGGAAgagtggtggaggggggggtgaaacCAGCGGACCCGGGCTGGGATTTGGATCAGAGGCATATGACGGCAACATTGAGGCCTATGCAGATCAGGCTGTGGAGCTGACGGAGAGAAGGACAGTGCTCATTAG AACGGTGAAAAAAGAGGGTGACGTGATGGAGATGGACCGCCAGGAACAAACATACACCATCACCGGTGCAGCCGATGAATCTGACGAAGAGTGA